Proteins encoded together in one Staphylococcus aureus window:
- the agrD gene encoding cyclic lactone autoinducer peptide AgrD, giving the protein MNTLFNLFFDFITGILKNIGNIAAYSTCDFIMDEVEVPKELTQLHE; this is encoded by the coding sequence ATGAATACATTATTTAACTTATTTTTTGATTTTATTACTGGGATTTTAAAAAACATTGGTAACATCGCAGCTTATAGTACTTGTGACTTCATAATGGATGAAGTTGAAGTACCAAAAGAATTAACACAATTACACGAATAA
- a CDS encoding sucrose-6-phosphate hydrolase: MTEWTREERYQRIEDVDTEYFKTLKQQVDQSKFRQQFHIQPETGLLNDPNGLIFYKGKYYVSHQWFPLGAVHGLKYWYNYTSDDLINFKAEGPILNPDTKYDSHGVYSGSAFEYNGHLYYMYTGNHRDNHWQRHASQMIARLKEDGSVEKFPKPVISQQPEGYTSHFRDPKVFKYDEKYYAIIGAQNNDQQGRLLLYNTEDIINWHYLGEINTELDDFGYMWECPDYFNVDNQDVILICPQGIEPKGDQFKNIYQSGYILGKFDIEKLTYEHENFVELDNGFDFYAPQTFLDEKGRRVLIGWMGLPEIEYPTDNEGWAHCLTIPRVLNVENGQLKQRPYPALEKLRHNKETALGYANKFTRKLHPYEGKQYELIIDILDNDATEVYFELRTSKTSSTLIAYNKRENKITLDRSDSGLLPTNVEGTTRSTILDTPLKQLQIFVDTSSIEIFCNDGERVLTSRIFPTEDALGIKTSTESGQVYLQFTKYDLKDEHK; this comes from the coding sequence ATGACCGAATGGACTAGAGAAGAACGTTATCAACGAATCGAGGACGTTGATACTGAGTATTTTAAAACATTAAAACAACAAGTTGATCAATCAAAATTTCGTCAACAATTTCATATACAACCAGAAACAGGCTTATTAAATGACCCCAACGGACTTATTTTTTATAAAGGGAAGTATTATGTTTCACATCAATGGTTCCCATTAGGCGCAGTACATGGCTTAAAGTATTGGTATAACTACACGAGTGATGACTTAATAAACTTTAAAGCTGAAGGGCCAATTTTAAATCCAGATACTAAATATGACAGCCATGGTGTATATAGCGGTAGCGCTTTTGAATATAACGGGCATTTATATTATATGTACACAGGAAATCATCGAGATAATCATTGGCAACGACATGCGAGTCAGATGATCGCACGATTGAAAGAAGACGGTTCAGTTGAAAAGTTTCCAAAGCCAGTAATTAGCCAACAACCAGAAGGATATACGAGTCATTTTAGAGATCCTAAAGTTTTTAAATATGATGAGAAATATTATGCAATCATTGGTGCACAAAATAATGATCAGCAAGGTCGATTATTACTTTATAATACTGAAGATATAATTAATTGGCATTATTTAGGTGAAATAAATACAGAGTTGGATGATTTTGGATATATGTGGGAATGCCCAGATTACTTTAATGTAGATAATCAAGATGTCATACTTATTTGTCCACAAGGTATTGAACCAAAAGGCGATCAGTTCAAAAATATTTATCAAAGTGGTTATATACTTGGAAAGTTTGATATTGAAAAGTTAACATATGAACATGAAAATTTTGTCGAGCTTGATAATGGTTTTGATTTCTATGCACCTCAAACATTTTTAGATGAAAAAGGCCGACGAGTACTAATTGGATGGATGGGGTTACCGGAAATCGAATATCCTACTGATAATGAAGGATGGGCCCATTGCTTAACAATTCCTCGTGTATTAAATGTAGAAAATGGTCAACTTAAGCAACGTCCATATCCAGCGTTGGAAAAATTACGTCACAATAAAGAGACAGCATTAGGCTACGCAAATAAATTTACTCGAAAATTACATCCGTATGAAGGTAAACAGTATGAATTAATCATAGATATTTTGGATAATGATGCTACCGAAGTGTACTTTGAATTACGTACATCTAAGACTTCTTCAACATTAATTGCTTATAACAAGCGTGAAAATAAAATAACATTAGATCGCAGCGACAGTGGTTTATTGCCGACAAATGTTGAAGGTACGACGCGTAGTACGATATTAGACACGCCATTAAAGCAATTACAAATTTTTGTTGATACATCTAGTATAGAAATTTTCTGTAATGATGGAGAACGTGTTTTGACATCTCGAATTTTCCCGACAGAAGACGCACTAGGTATTAAAACATCAACAGAATCAGGGCAAGTATATTTACAATTTACTAAATATGATTTAAAGGATGAACATAAATGA
- the agrA gene encoding quorum-sensing response regulator AgrA translates to MKIFICEDDPKQRENMVTIIKNYIMIEEKPMEIALATDNPYEVLEQAKNMNDIGCYFLDIQLSTDINGIKLGSEIRKHDPVGNIIFVTSHSELTYLTFVYKVAAMDFIFKDDPAELRTRIIDCLETAHTRLQLLSKDNSVETIELKRGSNSVYVQYDDIMFFESSTKSHRLIAHLDNRQIEFYGNLKELSQLDDRFFRCHDSFVVNRHNIESIDSKERIVYFKNKEHCYASVRNVKKI, encoded by the coding sequence ATGAAAATTTTCATTTGCGAAGACGATCCAAAACAAAGAGAAAACATGGTTACCATTATTAAAAATTATATAATGATAGAAGAAAAGCCTATGGAAATTGCCCTCGCAACTGATAATCCTTATGAGGTGCTTGAGCAAGCTAAAAATATGAATGACATAGGCTGTTACTTTTTAGATATTCAACTTTCAACTGATATTAATGGTATCAAATTAGGCAGTGAAATTCGTAAGCATGACCCAGTTGGTAACATTATTTTCGTTACGAGTCACAGTGAACTTACCTATTTAACATTTGTCTACAAAGTTGCAGCGATGGATTTTATTTTTAAAGATGATCCAGCTGAATTAAGAACTCGAATTATAGACTGTTTAGAAACTGCACATACACGCTTACAATTGTTGTCTAAAGATAATAGCGTTGAAACGATTGAATTAAAACGTGGCAGTAATTCAGTGTATGTTCAATATGATGATATTATGTTTTTTGAATCATCAACAAAATCTCACAGACTCATTGCCCATTTAGATAACCGTCAAATTGAATTTTATGGTAATTTAAAAGAACTGAGTCAATTAGATGATCGTTTCTTTAGATGTCATGATAGCTTTGTCGTCAATCGCCATAATATTGAATCTATAGATTCGAAAGAGCGAATTGTCTATTTTAAAAATAAAGAACACTGCTATGCATCGGTGAGAAACGTTAAAAAAATATAA
- a CDS encoding carbohydrate kinase: MRRLFSIGEALIDFIPNVTNANLKDVQTFTKQIGGAPCNVACTVQKLGQQAYMITQLGNDAFGDSIIETISSIGVDVSKVYRTNEANTALAFVSLTEAGERDFSFYRKPSADMLFEPSFVNDIDVNENDVVHFCSVDLVDSPMRDAHYQLITKTLNANGTVVFDPNVRLPLWDNAEDLRQTIHTFLPLAHIVKVSDEELEFITGIHDENEAIQSLFTGNVTVVIYTKGADGAAVYLKNGINHYHSGYKVKPVDTTGAGDAFIGAVISRILATDVLNLTQLFENEGEEILAFSNRVAAIVTTKYGAINSLPTLQEVEQAF, translated from the coding sequence ATGAGACGTCTATTTTCAATAGGAGAAGCGTTAATTGATTTTATTCCAAATGTTACAAATGCGAATTTAAAAGATGTTCAAACATTTACGAAGCAAATTGGTGGCGCGCCATGCAATGTAGCTTGTACAGTTCAAAAGTTAGGACAACAAGCGTATATGATTACACAATTAGGTAATGATGCATTTGGAGATAGCATTATTGAAACGATATCAAGTATTGGTGTAGATGTATCAAAAGTGTATCGCACGAATGAAGCAAACACTGCGTTAGCTTTTGTGAGTTTGACTGAAGCGGGCGAGCGAGATTTTTCTTTTTATCGTAAGCCCTCTGCTGATATGTTATTTGAACCAAGTTTTGTGAATGATATTGATGTGAATGAAAATGATGTAGTACATTTTTGTTCTGTTGATTTGGTCGATAGTCCGATGAGAGATGCACATTATCAATTGATTACCAAAACATTAAATGCAAATGGTACTGTCGTATTTGATCCTAATGTAAGATTGCCATTATGGGATAACGCTGAAGATTTAAGACAAACTATTCATACCTTTTTGCCATTGGCGCATATTGTAAAAGTTTCAGATGAAGAATTAGAATTTATTACAGGTATTCATGATGAAAATGAAGCCATTCAATCATTATTTACAGGTAATGTTACTGTAGTCATTTATACGAAGGGAGCAGATGGTGCTGCCGTATATTTGAAAAATGGTATTAATCATTATCATAGTGGCTATAAGGTAAAACCTGTTGATACAACTGGGGCAGGGGATGCATTTATTGGTGCAGTTATTAGCAGGATTTTAGCAACCGATGTGTTAAATTTAACTCAGTTATTTGAAAATGAAGGTGAGGAAATTTTAGCGTTTAGCAATCGCGTTGCTGCAATAGTGACAACGAAGTATGGTGCTATTAATAGTTTGCCAACATTACAAGAGGTTGAACAAGCATTTTAA
- the agrC gene encoding quorum-sensing sensor histidine kinase AgrC, with protein MELLNSYNFVLFVLTQMILMFTIPAIISGIKYSKLDYFFIIVISTLSLFLFKMFDSASLIILTSFIIIMYFVKIKWYSILLIMTSQIILYCANYMYIVIYAYITKISDSIFVIFPSFFVVYVTISILFSYIINRVLKKISTPYLILNKGFLIVISTILLLTFSLFFFYSQINSDEAKVIRQYSFIFIGITIFLSILTFVISQFLLKEMKYKRNQEEIETYYEYTLKIEAINNEMRKFRHDYVNILTTLSEYIREDDMPGLRDYFNKNIVPMKDNLQMNAIKLNGIENLKVREIKGLITAKILRAQEMNIPISIEIPDEVSSINLNMIDLSRSIGIILDNAIEASTEIDDPIIRVAFIESENSVTFIVMNKCADDIPRIHELFQESFSTKGEGRGLGLSTLKEIADNADNVLLDTIIENGFFIQKVEIINN; from the coding sequence GTGGAATTATTAAATAGTTATAATTTTGTTTTATTCGTATTAACTCAAATGATATTAATGTTTACAATACCAGCTATAATTAGTGGTATTAAGTACAGTAAACTTGATTATTTTTTCATCATAGTAATTTCGACATTATCGTTATTTCTATTTAAAATGTTTGATAGCGCGTCCTTAATCATATTAACTTCATTTATTATTATAATGTATTTTGTCAAAATCAAATGGTATTCTATTTTGTTGATTATGACTTCGCAGATTATTCTATACTGTGCTAACTACATGTATATAGTTATATATGCATATATCACCAAAATTTCTGATAGTATATTTGTAATATTCCCTAGCTTTTTTGTAGTTTATGTGACTATTAGTATACTATTCTCATATATAATAAATAGAGTTCTCAAAAAAATTAGCACACCATATCTAATACTAAACAAAGGATTTTTAATAGTTATTTCGACTATCTTACTGCTTACTTTTTCATTATTTTTCTTTTATTCACAAATAAACTCGGATGAAGCTAAAGTAATAAGGCAGTATTCTTTTATTTTTATTGGTATCACTATATTTTTAAGTATATTAACATTTGTTATTTCTCAATTTCTCCTTAAAGAGATGAAATATAAACGTAATCAAGAAGAAATTGAAACCTATTATGAATATACATTGAAGATTGAAGCTATCAACAACGAAATGCGCAAGTTCCGTCATGATTATGTCAATATCTTAACGACACTTTCAGAATACATTCGAGAAGATGACATGCCTGGCCTACGTGATTATTTCAATAAAAATATTGTACCTATGAAAGACAATTTACAAATGAATGCTATAAAATTAAATGGTATCGAGAATCTTAAAGTACGTGAAATTAAAGGCTTAATTACTGCGAAAATTTTACGTGCACAAGAAATGAATATTCCGATTAGTATCGAAATACCCGATGAAGTAAGTAGCATTAACTTGAATATGATCGATTTAAGTCGCAGTATTGGTATTATTCTTGATAATGCAATTGAGGCATCAACTGAAATTGATGACCCTATCATTCGCGTTGCATTTATTGAAAGTGAAAATTCAGTAACGTTTATTGTTATGAATAAATGCGCTGATGATATACCACGCATTCATGAATTGTTCCAAGAAAGTTTTTCTACTAAAGGTGAAGGTCGTGGTTTAGGTCTATCAACTTTAAAAGAAATTGCTGATAATGCAGACAATGTCTTATTAGATACAATTATCGAAAATGGTTTCTTTATTCAAAAAGTTGAAATTATTAACAACTAG
- a CDS encoding LacI family DNA-binding transcriptional regulator produces the protein MKNISDIAKLAGVSKSTVSRFLNNGSVSKKTSEKLTRIIAEHDYQPNQFAQSLRARQTHLIGAIIPRMNSYAVDETIKGLAKQCQKYESQLILNYTGLNIEAEIQALETLARSKVDGIVLMATDITERHIEVINKMNVPIVIVGQQHEQLHSIVHDDYKAGQIIGEWIGQQGYQQVEVFSVSEKDIAVGIHRKRGLLDQLAKYQIKPNIHETNFTYVEAQKDVANVLENVEQVDAVVGATDTIALAAYKYYSDKKDVMKPHQIYGFGGDPMTQLVSPSIKTIHYNYFEAGQCAMEEIQQMLKKQDMPYSVTVDVNI, from the coding sequence ATGAAAAATATATCTGATATTGCCAAATTGGCAGGCGTTTCAAAAAGTACAGTATCTAGATTTTTAAATAATGGATCTGTCAGTAAAAAAACAAGTGAAAAATTAACAAGAATTATAGCAGAACATGACTATCAACCGAATCAATTTGCTCAAAGTTTAAGAGCGAGACAAACACACCTTATTGGTGCCATTATACCTAGAATGAATTCATATGCAGTAGATGAAACAATCAAAGGATTGGCAAAACAATGCCAAAAATATGAATCACAATTAATTTTAAATTACACAGGTTTAAATATCGAAGCAGAAATACAAGCGCTTGAAACATTAGCACGCAGTAAAGTAGATGGTATTGTTTTAATGGCTACAGACATAACAGAGAGACATATTGAAGTCATTAATAAAATGAATGTACCAATCGTTATTGTTGGTCAACAACATGAACAACTTCATAGTATTGTGCATGATGATTATAAAGCAGGTCAAATTATAGGCGAATGGATTGGTCAACAGGGATATCAACAAGTTGAAGTGTTTAGTGTAAGTGAAAAAGATATTGCAGTTGGTATACATAGAAAACGTGGTTTACTTGACCAGTTAGCTAAATACCAAATTAAACCTAATATACATGAAACAAATTTTACTTATGTGGAAGCACAAAAAGATGTTGCAAATGTTTTGGAAAATGTGGAGCAAGTAGATGCGGTTGTTGGAGCAACTGATACGATTGCATTAGCTGCCTATAAATATTATTCTGATAAAAAAGATGTTATGAAACCACATCAAATATATGGTTTTGGTGGTGACCCAATGACACAATTAGTGTCTCCATCGATAAAAACAATTCATTATAATTATTTTGAAGCTGGCCAATGCGCGATGGAAGAGATACAACAGATGCTTAAAAAGCAAGATATGCCATATAGCGTCACAGTAGATGTTAATATTTAG
- the agrB gene encoding accessory gene regulator AgrB: MNYFDNKIDQFATYLQKRNNLDHIQFLQVRLGMQVLAKNIGKLIVMYTIAYILNIFLFTLITNLTFYLIRRHAHGAHAPSSFWCYVESIILFILLPLVIVNFHINFLIMIILTVISLGVISVYAPAATKKKPIPVRLIKRKKYYAIIVSLTLFIITLIIKEPFAQFIQLGIIIEAITLLPIFFIKEDLK; this comes from the coding sequence TTGAATTATTTTGATAATAAAATTGACCAGTTTGCCACGTATCTTCAAAAGAGAAATAACTTAGATCATATTCAATTTTTGCAAGTACGATTAGGGATGCAGGTCTTAGCTAAAAATATAGGTAAATTAATTGTTATGTATACTATTGCCTATATTTTAAACATTTTTCTGTTTACGTTAATTACGAATTTAACATTTTATTTAATAAGAAGACATGCACATGGTGCACATGCACCTTCTTCTTTTTGGTGTTATGTAGAAAGTATTATACTATTTATACTTTTACCTTTAGTAATAGTAAATTTTCATATTAACTTTTTAATTATGATTATTTTAACAGTTATTTCTTTAGGTGTAATCTCAGTATATGCTCCTGCAGCAACTAAAAAGAAGCCCATTCCTGTGCGACTTATTAAACGAAAAAAATATTATGCGATTATTGTTAGTTTAACCCTTTTCATTATCACACTTATCATCAAAGAGCCATTTGCCCAATTCATTCAATTAGGCATCATAATAGAAGCTATTACATTATTACCTATTTTCTTTATTAAGGAGGACTTAAAATGA